A section of the Streptomyces sp. Je 1-369 genome encodes:
- a CDS encoding ABC-F family ATP-binding cassette domain-containing protein — protein MGHLEAAHLEYYLPDGRALLGDVSFRVGEGAVVALVGANGAGKTTLLRLISGELQPHGGSVTVSGGLGVMPQFVGSVRDESTVRDLLVSVAQPRIRAAAKAVDAAEHAIMTVDDEAAQMKYAQALSDWAEVQGYEAETLWDICTMAALGVPYDKAQFREVRTLSGGEQKRLVLESLLRGTDEVLLLDEPDNYLDVPGKRWLEGQLKETRKTVLFVSHDRELLARAAEKIVSVEQSPGGADAWVHGGGFGTFHEARKERFARFEELRRRWDEKHEQLKKLVRTLRQAADVSHEMASRYHAAQTRLRKFEEAGPPPEPPREQDITMRLHGGRTGVRAVTCENLELTGLMKPFDLEVFFGERVAVLGSNGSGKSHFLRLLAGDSENPVAHTGLWKLGARVVPGHFAQTHSHPELMGRPLLDILWREHAQDRGAAMSRLRRYELTQQAEQNFERLSGGQQARFQILLLELQGCTALLLDEPTDNLDLESAEALQEGLEAFEGTVLAVTHDRWFARSFDRYLVFGSDGRVRETPEPVWDERRVDRVR, from the coding sequence ATGGGACATCTGGAAGCCGCACACCTCGAGTACTACTTGCCGGACGGGCGGGCGCTGCTCGGTGATGTCTCCTTCCGGGTCGGCGAGGGCGCGGTCGTCGCCCTGGTCGGGGCGAACGGCGCGGGCAAGACCACCCTGCTCCGGCTGATCTCCGGCGAGCTCCAGCCGCATGGCGGCAGCGTCACCGTGAGCGGCGGCCTCGGCGTGATGCCGCAGTTCGTCGGCTCGGTGCGCGACGAGAGCACCGTGCGCGACCTGCTCGTCTCCGTCGCCCAGCCGCGGATCCGGGCGGCCGCGAAGGCCGTCGACGCCGCCGAGCACGCCATCATGACGGTCGACGACGAGGCCGCCCAGATGAAGTACGCCCAGGCGCTCTCGGACTGGGCGGAGGTCCAGGGGTACGAGGCCGAGACGCTGTGGGACATCTGCACCATGGCCGCGCTCGGCGTCCCGTACGACAAGGCCCAGTTCCGCGAGGTCCGCACCCTCTCCGGCGGCGAGCAGAAGCGCCTCGTCCTCGAGTCCCTGCTGCGCGGCACCGACGAGGTGCTGCTCCTCGACGAGCCGGACAACTACCTCGACGTCCCCGGCAAGCGCTGGCTCGAAGGGCAGCTGAAGGAGACCCGCAAGACCGTCCTGTTCGTCTCCCACGACCGGGAGCTGCTCGCCCGCGCCGCCGAGAAGATCGTCAGCGTCGAGCAGAGTCCCGGGGGAGCCGACGCATGGGTGCACGGCGGCGGCTTCGGGACGTTCCACGAGGCCCGCAAGGAACGGTTCGCGCGCTTCGAGGAGCTGCGCCGCCGCTGGGACGAGAAGCACGAACAGCTGAAGAAACTGGTCCGCACCCTGCGTCAGGCCGCCGACGTCAGCCACGAAATGGCGTCGCGCTACCACGCCGCCCAGACCAGGCTCCGCAAGTTCGAGGAGGCGGGACCGCCGCCCGAGCCGCCGCGCGAGCAGGACATCACCATGCGGCTGCACGGCGGACGCACCGGTGTACGGGCCGTGACCTGCGAGAACCTCGAACTGACCGGCCTGATGAAACCCTTCGACCTGGAGGTCTTCTTCGGCGAGCGGGTCGCCGTCCTCGGCTCGAACGGCTCGGGCAAGTCGCACTTCCTGCGGCTGCTCGCGGGCGACTCCGAGAATCCCGTCGCCCACACCGGTCTGTGGAAGCTCGGCGCGCGCGTCGTGCCGGGACACTTCGCGCAGACCCACTCCCACCCCGAGCTGATGGGCCGCCCGCTCCTTGACATCCTGTGGCGCGAGCACGCGCAGGACCGCGGCGCCGCGATGTCCCGGCTGCGGCGGTACGAGCTGACGCAGCAGGCCGAGCAGAACTTCGAGCGGCTCTCCGGCGGCCAGCAGGCCCGCTTCCAGATCCTGCTGCTCGAACTGCAGGGCTGCACGGCGCTGCTCCTCGACGAGCCCACGGACAACCTGGACCTGGAGTCCGCCGAGGCGCTGCAGGAAGGCCTCGAGGCCTTCGAGGGCACGGTCCTCGCCGTGACCCACGACCGCTGGTTCGCCCGCTCCTTCGACCGCTATCTGGTCTTCGGCAGCGACGGCCGGGTCCGCGAGACGCCGGAGCCGGTGTGGGACGAGCGGCGGGTCGACCGCGTGCGGTAG
- a CDS encoding alpha/beta hydrolase, with translation MPHSVPRRRRLPLVALGLTAVLAPGLAALPASAAPRQDTESRSLSRFTDQKPDWKRCGADTPAAYQCATLKVPLDYRDPGGTAIDVAISRIEAGDPGKRRGVLLSNPGGPGGPGLDLPLYFTKTMPKSVTDRYDLIGFDPRGIGASTPVECGLTDDEKRFPRSYRPFDENVAWAKTVADKCREETGAALSHMTTRNTARDMDVLRAVLGEKKISYYGVSYGTALGSVYTQLFPRRADRFVLDSAVDPKKMWREMFQVWAPEVEPAFARWTRWTAEHSATYDLGKTPAEVSRTFWDLVERADRDPIDVGTAKLTGTDIRGLLRREFFTVRNAAELVGMLKDAAAGKPVPDFPTEPESTDNLVSALWTVVCGDAPMPRDPKTYHRDSVRDAARYPLFGDFASTINPCAFWDRPVEPRTEVDNHVRSLIVQNEWDSQTPLSTARGMHRALKGSRLLTVDEGEGHGVVYGMSAGPANRCAEDTATSYLVTGRLPSKDVTCRATPGVRPAQPVVPASPAFD, from the coding sequence GTGCCCCACTCCGTACCGAGACGCCGCCGCTTACCTCTCGTCGCCCTCGGCCTCACCGCCGTACTGGCCCCCGGCCTCGCCGCCCTCCCGGCCTCGGCCGCACCCCGGCAGGACACCGAGAGCCGCTCGCTGAGCCGGTTCACCGATCAGAAGCCGGACTGGAAGCGGTGCGGCGCCGACACGCCCGCCGCCTACCAGTGCGCCACCCTGAAGGTGCCGCTCGACTACCGCGACCCCGGCGGCACCGCCATCGACGTCGCGATATCCCGGATCGAGGCGGGCGACCCCGGCAAGCGCCGCGGCGTCCTGCTCTCCAACCCGGGCGGACCGGGCGGCCCCGGCCTCGATCTGCCGCTGTACTTCACGAAGACCATGCCCAAGTCCGTCACCGACCGCTACGACCTCATCGGGTTCGACCCCCGCGGCATCGGCGCGAGCACACCCGTCGAGTGCGGTCTCACCGACGACGAGAAGCGGTTCCCGCGCTCCTACCGTCCGTTCGACGAGAACGTCGCCTGGGCGAAAACCGTGGCGGACAAGTGCCGCGAGGAGACGGGCGCGGCGCTGTCGCACATGACGACGCGCAACACCGCGCGCGACATGGACGTCCTGCGGGCCGTCCTCGGCGAGAAGAAGATCTCGTACTACGGCGTCTCGTACGGGACGGCCCTCGGGTCCGTGTACACGCAGCTGTTCCCCCGGCGCGCCGACCGGTTCGTCCTGGACAGCGCCGTCGACCCGAAGAAGATGTGGCGGGAGATGTTCCAGGTGTGGGCGCCGGAGGTCGAGCCCGCGTTCGCGCGCTGGACGCGGTGGACCGCCGAGCACTCGGCGACGTACGACCTGGGGAAGACGCCCGCCGAAGTCTCCCGCACCTTCTGGGACTTGGTGGAGCGGGCCGACCGCGACCCGATCGACGTGGGCACGGCCAAGCTCACCGGCACCGACATCCGCGGCCTCCTGCGCCGCGAGTTCTTCACCGTGCGCAACGCCGCGGAGCTCGTCGGCATGCTGAAGGACGCCGCCGCGGGCAAGCCGGTCCCCGACTTCCCGACCGAGCCGGAGAGCACGGACAACCTGGTGTCGGCGCTCTGGACCGTGGTGTGCGGTGACGCGCCCATGCCGCGCGACCCGAAGACGTACCACCGCGACTCGGTCCGCGACGCCGCCCGCTACCCGCTGTTCGGCGACTTCGCCTCCACCATCAACCCGTGCGCCTTCTGGGACCGGCCGGTGGAGCCCCGCACCGAGGTCGACAACCACGTCCGCTCGCTGATCGTGCAGAACGAGTGGGACTCGCAGACCCCGCTGTCGACCGCGCGCGGCATGCACCGCGCCCTCAAGGGCTCCCGGCTGCTGACCGTCGACGAGGGCGAGGGGCACGGCGTCGTGTACGGCATGTCCGCGGGCCCGGCCAACCGGTGCGCCGAGGACACCGCCACGTCCTATCTGGTCACCGGCAGGCTGCCGTCGAAGGACGTGACGTGCCGGGCGACGCCGGGCGTCAGGCCCGCGCAGCCGGTCGTCCCGGCCTCCCCGGCCTTCGACTGA
- a CDS encoding DUF6158 family protein: MNGVDPGRLDDQQLIKELETIHRTRHSTLLHGSNDALRAHNDRMAQLEGEYLRRHPRRSVAGGRTRAGARERGTTST, from the coding sequence ATGAACGGAGTCGATCCGGGCAGGCTGGACGACCAGCAGCTCATCAAGGAGCTGGAGACGATCCACCGCACCCGCCACAGCACCCTGCTGCACGGCTCGAACGACGCCCTGCGGGCCCACAACGACCGCATGGCGCAACTCGAAGGTGAATACTTGCGCCGCCATCCGCGCAGGTCGGTGGCCGGGGGACGGACCCGCGCGGGCGCGCGGGAGAGGGGAACCACAAGCACATGA
- a CDS encoding TIGR03086 family metal-binding protein, protein MTDNPTLLERHGEALDLFTDRVHAVRADQWDAPTPCTDWTVHDLVNHLASEQLWVPPLLRDGATPESVGDAFDGDMLGPDPVASWDTASAASRAAFRERGALDRTVHLSFGEASAPFYAGQMITDLVVHAWDLSRAIGADETLPEALVAFALGEVEPHAAELEKSGLFAPAVEPSADADEQTKLLNLLGREV, encoded by the coding sequence ATGACGGACAACCCGACCCTCCTTGAGCGGCACGGCGAGGCACTCGACCTGTTCACCGACCGCGTGCACGCCGTCCGCGCCGACCAGTGGGACGCCCCGACGCCCTGCACGGACTGGACGGTGCACGACCTGGTCAACCACCTCGCGTCCGAGCAGCTGTGGGTGCCGCCGCTGCTCCGCGACGGCGCCACCCCCGAGTCTGTCGGCGACGCCTTCGACGGCGACATGCTCGGCCCCGACCCGGTCGCCTCCTGGGACACCGCGTCCGCCGCCTCACGCGCCGCGTTCCGCGAGCGGGGCGCCCTTGACCGCACCGTCCACCTGTCGTTCGGAGAGGCCTCGGCACCGTTCTACGCCGGGCAGATGATCACCGACCTCGTCGTGCACGCCTGGGACCTGTCCCGCGCGATCGGCGCCGACGAGACACTGCCCGAGGCCCTCGTCGCCTTCGCGCTGGGCGAAGTGGAGCCCCACGCGGCCGAGTTGGAGAAGAGCGGCCTCTTCGCCCCGGCCGTGGAGCCGTCGGCCGACGCCGACGAGCAGACGAAAC